The Chanos chanos chromosome 6, fChaCha1.1, whole genome shotgun sequence genome includes a region encoding these proteins:
- the aasdhppt gene encoding L-aminoadipate-semialdehyde dehydrogenase-phosphopantetheinyl transferase, with translation MEGVRWAFRCSAWSPTRSEWLLAARCIQREEKERIGQFMFAKDSKSAMVGRLLIRKLVSEKMGFEWSEIRLERTPRGKPCLTHPCPPAGGPAWSFNISHQGDYAVLAAELGRQVGVDVMKTSRPGSGSVSEFFRIMKRQFTEHEWTTIRRAGSDWDQLHAFHRHWTLKESFIKATGTGLTFDLQRAEFHISPEEMQEGRVYSDTKILLDEEEDDSWTFEECLLDKQHHVAVAIGSSDRPVAEEAGMSQQATPPAFILLSFTDLVSMATPLSEEDPAYWDSFQRKQEAPVRQSEQH, from the exons atggAGGGTGTGCGCTGGGCATTCCGCTGCAGCGCGTGGTCTCCCACCCGCTCTGAGTGGCTACTTGCCGCGCGCTGTATTCAGCGCGAGGAGAAGGAACGAATTGGACAGTTCATGTTTGCCAAAGACTCAAAATCAGCAATG gTCGGCCGTCTCCTGATCAGAAAGCTTGTGTCAGAGAAGATGGGTTTTGAGTGGTCTGAGATCCGCCTGGAGCGGACACCCAGAGGGAAGCCCTGCCTTACACACCCCTGCCCCCCAGCGGGGGGTCCTGCCTGGAGTTTTAACATCTCCCATCAGGGAGACTACGCTGTACTGGCAGCCGAACTTGGGCGGCAGGTTGGAGTGGATGTGATGAAGACTAGCAgaccag GCAGCGGTTCTGTGTCGGAATTCTTCAGGATCATGAAAAGACAGTTCACGGAACATGAGTGGACAACTATCCGGAGAGCAGGTTCAGACTGGGACCAGCTTCACGCTTTCCATCGACACTGG ACACTGAAGGAGAGTTTCATCAAAGCCACTGGGACTGGGCTCACCTTTGACCTCCAGAGGGCAGAATTTCACATCTCACCAGAAGAGATGCAGGAGGGGCGGGTTTACTCTGACACCAAAATACTGCTggacgaggaggaggacgaCAGCTGGACATTTGAG GAATGCCTCCTGGATAAACAGCATCATGTTGCCGTAGCGATAGGAAGCTCAGACAGACCAGTAGCAGAG gaggccGG GATGTCTCAGCAAGCCACACCTCCTGCCTTCATCTTGTTGAGTTTCACTGACcttgtctccatggcaacgccCCTGTCTGAGGAAGACCCTGCCTACTGGGACAGTTTTCAGAGGAAGCAGGAAGCTCCTGTTCGGCAGAGtgaacaacactga